A window of the Streptomyces sp. Ag109_O5-10 genome harbors these coding sequences:
- a CDS encoding ABATE domain-containing protein — MNYEHAFVCGNPALDFAATLRARRTVRYEMFATPDRLDAWFLESGLVDEIAPADEADVEQAKEVREAIYALVTARHLGQKYDEGMLRRLNRAAGMPPATPQLTRTGRRTEATAEQALSTVARHAVELLGGPDVPLMKECENPECTRVYIDRSRGMRRQWCGMESCGNKFKAAAYRARKKTSPRAAAG; from the coding sequence GTGAATTACGAGCATGCTTTCGTCTGCGGCAACCCGGCCCTCGACTTCGCCGCGACTCTGCGTGCCCGGCGCACGGTGCGGTACGAGATGTTCGCCACCCCGGACCGGCTGGACGCCTGGTTCCTCGAGTCCGGGCTCGTCGACGAGATCGCGCCCGCCGACGAGGCCGACGTCGAACAGGCCAAAGAGGTGCGGGAGGCGATCTACGCCCTCGTGACCGCCCGCCACCTCGGGCAGAAGTACGACGAGGGAATGCTGCGCAGGCTCAACCGGGCCGCCGGCATGCCTCCGGCGACACCGCAGCTCACCCGCACCGGGCGCCGTACCGAGGCGACCGCCGAACAAGCGCTGTCCACGGTCGCGCGGCATGCCGTGGAACTGCTCGGCGGGCCGGACGTCCCCCTGATGAAGGAGTGCGAAAACCCCGAGTGCACCCGTGTCTACATCGACCGCTCCCGGGGGATGCGCCGCCAGTGGTGCGGCATGGAGTCCTGCGGCAACAAGTTCAAGGCCGCCGCGTACCGTGCCCGCAAGAAGACCTCGCCGCGGGCCGCCGCCGGCTGA